The Streptomyces sp. Alt3 genome has a segment encoding these proteins:
- a CDS encoding carbohydrate ABC transporter permease, with the protein MAAETPVRTLIAPAEMNRRTGRFLYRFVLVATLTGFTVAFVFPLYWMTTGAVKSSSELADQNLSLFPRSWHPESYADAWTNVGLGQFFLNTLLLAFGAWLTQLLIDVSAAYALSKLRPVLGNVVLGMMLATLMLPVSALLVPTYLTVVDVPLFHVNLINTPFAIWLPAAANAFNIFILKRFFDQIPVELLDSARIDGAGTLRVLISVVLPLSRPVLAVVSIFAVVGVWKDFLWPMLVLPDEAKQPITVALNRLSEFMPANQLLAGMVMASIPLLVLFLIFQRHIIAGLTAGSLKG; encoded by the coding sequence ATGGCTGCCGAAACTCCCGTACGCACACTGATCGCGCCCGCCGAGATGAACCGGCGCACAGGCCGGTTCCTCTACCGCTTCGTGCTCGTCGCCACCTTGACCGGCTTCACGGTCGCCTTCGTCTTCCCGCTCTACTGGATGACGACGGGAGCGGTGAAGTCGTCGTCCGAGCTCGCCGACCAGAACCTCAGCCTGTTCCCCCGGAGCTGGCACCCCGAGAGCTACGCCGACGCCTGGACGAACGTCGGCCTCGGCCAGTTCTTCCTCAACACACTGCTGCTGGCCTTCGGGGCCTGGCTCACACAGCTGCTGATCGACGTGTCCGCCGCCTACGCCCTGTCCAAGCTCCGGCCCGTGCTCGGCAACGTCGTCCTCGGCATGATGCTGGCGACCCTGATGCTCCCGGTGTCGGCGCTGCTCGTGCCGACCTATCTGACCGTCGTCGACGTGCCGCTCTTCCACGTCAACCTGATCAACACGCCCTTCGCCATCTGGCTGCCGGCGGCCGCCAACGCCTTCAACATCTTCATCCTGAAGAGGTTCTTCGACCAGATTCCCGTCGAACTCCTGGATTCGGCGCGGATCGACGGGGCCGGCACGCTCCGGGTCCTGATCTCGGTCGTCCTGCCGCTCTCCCGGCCGGTGCTCGCCGTCGTGTCGATCTTCGCGGTCGTCGGGGTCTGGAAGGACTTCCTCTGGCCGATGCTCGTCCTCCCCGACGAGGCGAAGCAGCCCATCACCGTCGCGCTCAACCGGCTCTCGGAGTTCATGCCGGCCAACCAGCTGCTGGCCGGGATGGTCATGGCGAGCATCCCCCTGCTCGTCCTCTTCCTGATCTTCCAGCGCCACATCATCGCGGGTCTCACCGCGGGCAGCCTCAAGGGCTGA
- a CDS encoding class F sortase: MAAPDRPAGTGRLLTGVTWAVLLLGLWLWGRAATAGNSAPTTGDVAAVGRPLGVPLPPAHDPLDGAAPQRVEIPSVGIDATVVRRGLDDEGAIEPPPFETPKAVGWYADGTEPGTEGAALFVGHVDTETKPAVFYGLSAAKPGEKVRVSRSDGKIAEFTIDDVQVFTRERFDAQKAYGPREDGRAELRLITCGGTYDHASHAYTANVVVSAYLTAEKSAGRSTEAGGPVNAAKGAAGSRT; the protein is encoded by the coding sequence ATGGCGGCCCCCGACCGCCCCGCCGGAACGGGCCGCCTGCTGACGGGTGTCACCTGGGCCGTCCTCCTGCTGGGCCTGTGGCTGTGGGGCCGGGCCGCCACCGCCGGCAACTCGGCCCCGACGACCGGTGACGTCGCCGCGGTCGGCCGCCCCCTGGGCGTACCGCTGCCCCCGGCCCACGATCCGCTCGACGGTGCCGCGCCGCAGCGGGTCGAGATCCCCTCCGTCGGGATCGACGCGACCGTCGTGCGGCGCGGGCTCGACGACGAAGGGGCGATCGAGCCCCCGCCGTTCGAAACGCCGAAAGCCGTCGGCTGGTACGCGGACGGCACCGAACCGGGGACGGAGGGCGCCGCTCTCTTCGTCGGCCACGTCGACACCGAGACGAAGCCCGCCGTGTTCTACGGCCTGAGTGCCGCGAAGCCCGGCGAGAAGGTCCGGGTGAGCCGGTCCGACGGAAAGATCGCCGAGTTCACCATCGACGACGTGCAGGTCTTCACCCGGGAACGGTTCGACGCGCAGAAGGCGTACGGACCGCGTGAGGACGGGCGGGCGGAGCTCCGGCTGATCACCTGCGGCGGTACGTACGACCACGCGTCCCATGCGTACACGGCCAATGTCGTCGTCTCCGCGTACCTGACGGCGGAGAAGTCCGCCGGGAGGAGCACGGAGGCGGGGGGCCCGGTGAACGCGGCGAAGGGAGCGGCGGGGAGCCGCACCTGA
- a CDS encoding ABC transporter substrate-binding protein, with product MVGMPGISRRQVLGSATAVALSLALTACGGSGSSPSGKDENGVVTISVNGMPAKTQALDRQNFMEDVKAFEKGHPKIRIDAREGQMDPKTFAAKLAGGQLEDVYYVYFTDPAGLIQRRQAADISEYVADVPFHKDIDPALMKVFKDGEGKTYGLPTGNYSLGLLYNRSLFAKAGLDPDKPPATWEEVRTAAKKISSLGDGTVGYADYSKNNQGGWHLTSWIYSMGGDVAARQDGRWRAAFDSEAGRKALQALHDMRWTDRSMGTRQLLEIADVQKMMGSGKLGMYMAGPDNIPTIVKQFEREYEEYGLTALPGTATLGGGDGFMFNPKASPEKIKAGLQWVQWKYLRSPEREAVDSERAKKSGVPIGLPQPRLFAGDTQAEIDRIHGRYANTPVENYQPFIERNAQVETKVEPPNAQQLYTILDGVMQSVLTKEDADLDALLAEAAKKADTVLASVK from the coding sequence ATGGTTGGCATGCCCGGCATCAGCAGACGTCAGGTCCTCGGTTCGGCGACAGCCGTCGCTCTCTCCCTCGCCCTCACGGCGTGCGGCGGCTCCGGCTCCTCGCCGTCCGGGAAGGACGAGAACGGCGTGGTCACGATCAGCGTCAACGGCATGCCCGCCAAGACCCAGGCACTGGACCGCCAGAACTTCATGGAGGACGTCAAGGCCTTCGAGAAGGGCCACCCGAAGATCAGGATCGACGCCCGCGAGGGCCAGATGGACCCGAAGACCTTCGCGGCCAAGCTCGCGGGCGGCCAGCTGGAGGACGTGTACTACGTCTACTTCACCGACCCGGCCGGACTCATCCAGCGGCGTCAGGCCGCCGACATCAGCGAGTACGTCGCGGACGTGCCGTTCCACAAGGACATCGACCCCGCGCTGATGAAGGTGTTCAAGGACGGCGAGGGCAAGACCTATGGACTGCCCACCGGCAACTACTCGCTCGGCCTGCTCTACAACCGGTCCCTGTTCGCCAAGGCCGGACTCGACCCCGACAAGCCGCCGGCCACCTGGGAAGAGGTCCGCACCGCCGCGAAGAAGATCAGCTCCCTCGGTGACGGCACGGTCGGTTACGCGGACTACAGCAAGAACAACCAGGGCGGCTGGCACCTCACCTCGTGGATCTACTCCATGGGCGGTGACGTGGCCGCACGGCAGGACGGCAGGTGGAGGGCCGCGTTCGACAGCGAGGCGGGGCGCAAGGCGCTCCAGGCCCTGCACGACATGCGGTGGACCGACAGGTCCATGGGCACCCGCCAGCTCCTGGAGATAGCCGACGTCCAGAAGATGATGGGCTCGGGCAAGCTGGGGATGTACATGGCCGGCCCTGACAACATCCCCACCATCGTCAAGCAGTTCGAGCGCGAGTACGAGGAGTACGGCCTGACCGCGCTGCCCGGCACGGCGACGCTCGGCGGCGGCGACGGCTTCATGTTCAACCCCAAGGCGTCCCCGGAGAAGATCAAGGCCGGGCTGCAGTGGGTCCAGTGGAAGTACCTGCGCAGCCCGGAGCGCGAAGCGGTGGACAGCGAGCGGGCCAAGAAGTCCGGTGTTCCGATCGGGCTGCCGCAGCCCCGGCTCTTCGCGGGAGACACGCAGGCGGAGATCGACAGGATCCACGGCCGGTACGCCAACACCCCGGTCGAGAACTACCAGCCCTTCATCGAGCGGAACGCCCAGGTGGAGACCAAGGTCGAGCCGCCCAACGCCCAGCAGCTCTACACGATCCTCGACGGTGTCATGCAGTCGGTGCTGACCAAGGAGGACGCCGACCTCGACGCCCTGCTGGCCGAGGCCGCCAAGAAGGCCGACACCGTCCTCGCCTCGGTGAAGTGA
- a CDS encoding SPFH domain-containing protein, with protein sequence MAVVGPAAPVELDLDLGAAPETGPHAPAPDPDPEPAPLSAEPVLWGAVRGPEPLPAEPGRAAVTDVVNDVVNDALPGAVRDAEPPAAEPVGPAEPMESVEPAEPVDSAELAESVKFVEPAAPGPRRTAPGAPRVSVDEERAPVALAVGAADPVAWWGAGRRQPVIATETTATIPVHLLFRDDPGITAAGPGGASAGTSAGASAGTGPARRSGDRRPPMPRSPQVQAPTRPSPLADPRIAERPGPVLPGWAALFTAATGVAAGLALLWWQGALPAAVTGRIGLGARPDNGIGSLAWALLGLLVAVVLFTCCGLGRGRAGHASVLTLFGDYRGSVRRTGLLWISPLLRRRRVDVRLRHWRSEPLPAVDASGTALRVQVLVVWRVRDTARATLGVADHERYLRDQVEAALARVLSQLPADAFHEDTHTLRDAEAVGDALTRVLKADCVPVGVEVYSAQPTGIEYAPEIAAAMQRCRVAAIDAKHRDGVLTSVVDAVDDTVGRLTARGIVELDAYEHKALVRDLTVAFYTGRGSGEGV encoded by the coding sequence GTGGCCGTGGTCGGCCCCGCCGCCCCGGTGGAACTCGACCTGGACCTGGGCGCGGCGCCGGAAACCGGCCCGCATGCGCCGGCCCCGGACCCGGATCCCGAACCGGCCCCGCTGTCGGCGGAGCCGGTGCTGTGGGGGGCGGTGCGTGGTCCGGAGCCGTTGCCGGCGGAACCCGGGCGGGCCGCGGTGACCGACGTGGTGAACGACGTGGTGAACGACGCGCTGCCGGGGGCGGTGCGTGACGCGGAACCTCCGGCTGCGGAGCCCGTGGGGCCCGCAGAGCCCATGGAGTCGGTGGAGCCCGCGGAGCCCGTGGATTCCGCGGAGCTTGCAGAGTCCGTGAAGTTCGTGGAGCCTGCGGCCCCGGGTCCCCGGAGGACCGCGCCCGGCGCGCCCCGCGTGTCGGTCGACGAGGAGCGCGCCCCGGTGGCGCTCGCCGTCGGTGCCGCGGACCCGGTCGCCTGGTGGGGTGCCGGGCGGCGGCAGCCCGTCATCGCCACCGAGACCACCGCGACCATCCCCGTGCACCTGCTCTTCCGTGACGACCCCGGCATCACGGCCGCAGGTCCGGGCGGCGCCTCCGCGGGGACCTCCGCCGGTGCCTCCGCCGGGACCGGCCCGGCCCGGCGCTCCGGTGACCGCCGCCCGCCGATGCCGCGGTCGCCCCAGGTGCAGGCTCCCACCCGGCCCTCGCCCCTCGCCGACCCCCGGATCGCCGAGCGGCCCGGCCCCGTGCTGCCCGGCTGGGCGGCACTGTTCACGGCGGCAACCGGAGTGGCCGCAGGGCTGGCCCTGCTCTGGTGGCAGGGCGCGCTGCCCGCCGCGGTGACCGGCCGGATCGGACTCGGGGCGCGCCCCGACAACGGCATCGGGTCCTTGGCCTGGGCGCTGCTCGGTCTCCTGGTGGCCGTGGTGCTGTTCACCTGCTGCGGTCTGGGGCGGGGCCGGGCCGGTCACGCCTCGGTGCTGACGCTCTTCGGTGACTACCGGGGGAGCGTCCGGCGCACCGGCCTCCTCTGGATCTCCCCGCTGCTGAGGCGCCGCCGTGTCGACGTACGCCTGCGGCACTGGCGCAGCGAGCCGCTGCCCGCCGTGGACGCCAGTGGCACCGCGCTGCGCGTCCAGGTCCTCGTCGTCTGGCGGGTGAGGGACACCGCCCGCGCCACGCTCGGCGTCGCGGACCACGAGCGCTATCTGCGCGACCAGGTGGAGGCGGCCCTGGCCCGGGTCCTCTCGCAACTGCCCGCCGACGCCTTCCACGAGGACACCCACACCCTGCGCGACGCGGAGGCGGTGGGCGACGCGCTGACCCGGGTGCTGAAGGCGGACTGCGTGCCCGTGGGCGTCGAGGTGTACTCGGCGCAGCCGACCGGTATCGAGTACGCCCCCGAGATCGCCGCGGCGATGCAGCGGTGCCGGGTCGCGGCCATCGACGCGAAGCACCGGGACGGGGTGCTGACCTCCGTGGTCGATGCCGTGGACGACACGGTCGGCAGGCTGACGGCACGCGGCATCGTCGAGCTCGACGCCTACGAACACAAGGCCCTGGTCAGGGATCTGACGGTGGCTTTCTACACCGGACGCGGCAGCGGAGAAGGGGTCTGA
- a CDS encoding lytic polysaccharide monooxygenase auxiliary activity family 9 protein, which translates to MRKRASAAVIGLAIAGVSMFATGSASSHGYTDSPISRQKLCANGTVANCGNIQWEPQSVEGPKGFPAAGPADGKICSGGNSQFAQLDDPRGGAWPATKVTAGQGYSFRWQFTARHSTSDFRYYITKNGWDSSKPLTRAALESQPFMTVPYGNQQPPATLTHQGSMPTQKTGKHIVLAVWNVADTTNAFYACSDVQF; encoded by the coding sequence ATGCGGAAAAGGGCAAGCGCGGCCGTCATCGGCCTGGCGATAGCGGGCGTCTCCATGTTCGCCACCGGCAGTGCCAGCAGTCACGGCTACACGGATTCCCCCATCAGCCGGCAGAAGCTCTGCGCCAACGGCACCGTCGCCAACTGCGGCAACATCCAGTGGGAGCCGCAGAGCGTCGAGGGCCCCAAGGGCTTCCCGGCGGCAGGACCGGCGGACGGCAAGATCTGCTCCGGCGGGAACAGTCAGTTCGCCCAGCTCGACGACCCGCGCGGTGGCGCCTGGCCCGCCACCAAGGTCACCGCCGGGCAGGGCTACAGCTTCCGCTGGCAGTTCACCGCCCGGCACTCCACGAGCGACTTCCGCTACTACATCACCAAGAACGGCTGGGACTCCAGCAAGCCGCTCACCAGGGCCGCCCTGGAATCGCAGCCCTTCATGACGGTGCCGTACGGCAACCAGCAGCCCCCGGCGACGCTGACGCACCAGGGCTCGATGCCCACCCAGAAGACCGGTAAGCACATCGTCCTGGCCGTCTGGAACGTCGCGGACACCACCAACGCGTTCTACGCGTGCTCCGACGTGCAGTTCTGA
- a CDS encoding peptidoglycan-binding protein: MTVPVFEEYEPPADCGCPGCARRRRTAAALPVRHGGHPAAHGARRALVMVTAAGVVLSCGAGQAAATAAARGARADTAVDPQPGSPQGTVGPLSGSGASGPPSTPDTTQRTTTRTDIISRAQKWVTAKVPYNMAAYWSDGYRQDCSGFVSMAWNLGTNEWTGSLAAFGTKIARADLEPGDILLFHNLADPSVGSHVTVFGGWTDHTHTHYLAYEQTSPHARKATTPMAYWSNSSKYVAYRYKGIVSGTSGSGSVTAFPGAAKFGPGKNNAHVTRLGQLLIAQGGKRFYTAGAGPRWSDADKRATQAFQLAQGWKGKEADGLPGPGTWSLLIKGTGHRIPAAGTGSTQGGTAAYPGKSFFASGQSNDHVRKLGAQLVKKGYGAHYLTGPGPRWTEADRRNVEAFQRAQGWSGSAADGYPGPETWRRLFA, translated from the coding sequence ATGACTGTGCCGGTCTTCGAGGAGTACGAACCCCCCGCCGACTGCGGCTGTCCGGGCTGTGCACGGCGCCGTCGTACGGCTGCGGCGCTGCCCGTGCGCCACGGCGGCCACCCCGCCGCGCACGGCGCGCGACGGGCGCTGGTCATGGTCACCGCGGCCGGGGTGGTCCTGTCCTGCGGGGCGGGCCAGGCCGCCGCGACCGCCGCCGCACGGGGCGCGCGCGCCGATACGGCGGTGGACCCCCAGCCGGGCAGCCCGCAGGGCACGGTGGGCCCCTTGAGCGGCAGCGGAGCCTCGGGGCCGCCCTCCACCCCGGACACCACGCAGCGCACGACGACACGTACCGACATCATCAGCCGCGCCCAGAAATGGGTGACGGCGAAGGTCCCGTACAACATGGCGGCTTACTGGTCGGACGGCTACCGCCAGGACTGCTCGGGCTTCGTGTCGATGGCGTGGAACCTCGGTACGAACGAGTGGACCGGCAGCCTCGCCGCCTTCGGCACGAAGATCGCCCGGGCCGATCTGGAGCCCGGCGACATCCTCCTCTTCCACAACCTCGCGGACCCCTCGGTGGGGTCGCACGTCACGGTCTTCGGCGGCTGGACCGACCACACGCACACCCACTACCTCGCGTACGAGCAGACCAGTCCGCACGCGAGGAAGGCGACGACGCCGATGGCGTACTGGAGCAACTCCTCCAAGTACGTCGCCTACCGCTACAAGGGGATCGTCAGCGGCACGAGCGGCAGCGGTTCGGTCACCGCGTTCCCCGGGGCCGCGAAGTTCGGCCCCGGGAAGAACAACGCGCACGTGACCCGGCTCGGGCAGCTGCTCATCGCCCAGGGCGGCAAGCGCTTCTACACGGCGGGCGCCGGGCCGCGCTGGAGCGACGCGGACAAGCGGGCGACGCAGGCGTTCCAGCTGGCACAGGGGTGGAAGGGCAAGGAGGCGGACGGCCTCCCGGGCCCCGGCACCTGGAGCCTGCTGATCAAGGGCACCGGCCACCGGATCCCCGCCGCCGGGACCGGCAGCACCCAGGGCGGGACCGCGGCGTACCCGGGGAAGAGCTTCTTCGCCTCCGGGCAGTCCAACGACCACGTCCGGAAGCTCGGCGCCCAGCTCGTGAAGAAGGGGTACGGCGCGCACTACCTGACGGGCCCCGGCCCGCGCTGGACGGAGGCCGACCGCCGCAACGTCGAGGCGTTCCAGCGCGCCCAGGGCTGGAGCGGGAGTGCGGCCGACGGCTATCCGGGGCCGGAGACATGGCGGCGGCTCTTCGCGTGA
- a CDS encoding LacI family DNA-binding transcriptional regulator, which translates to MTKRRLSQVAEYAGVSVATVGRVLNGSPDVASTTREAVLSALDVCGIERPSRYRAERAALIGLVVPDLQNPIFSAFAEALCGLLNKRGLIPVLCTRTADGVSEAHYIEMLLKQNIGGIVFIGASYADAGPEHGRALRERKVPMVLLNAADENAGVAQVRVDDTLAADQALTHLAALGHERIGMVLGPVGHVPSARKLAGFAAFCARRGIAADEWRRLVAHALFTMEGGATALPRLLAEGVTGIVCASDALALGVIRGARRQGVSVPQDLSVVGFDDSPFMVATDPPLTTARQPIQAMASAVVSSLVAQIDGHAGANELLMFDTELIVRRSTAARPH; encoded by the coding sequence GTGACGAAACGACGACTTTCTCAGGTGGCCGAGTACGCGGGTGTCAGCGTGGCGACGGTCGGCCGCGTCCTCAACGGCAGCCCCGATGTGGCGAGCACGACCCGCGAAGCGGTGCTGAGCGCACTGGACGTCTGCGGGATCGAACGGCCGAGCCGCTACCGGGCCGAGCGCGCCGCGCTGATCGGCCTGGTCGTGCCCGACCTGCAGAACCCGATCTTCTCCGCGTTCGCCGAGGCTCTGTGCGGGCTGCTGAACAAGCGCGGCCTCATACCCGTGCTCTGCACCAGGACCGCCGACGGCGTCTCCGAGGCGCACTACATCGAGATGCTGCTGAAGCAGAACATCGGCGGCATCGTCTTCATCGGGGCGAGCTACGCCGACGCCGGCCCCGAACACGGCCGTGCCCTGCGTGAACGCAAGGTCCCGATGGTGCTGCTCAACGCCGCCGACGAGAACGCGGGTGTCGCTCAGGTCAGGGTTGACGACACGCTGGCCGCCGACCAGGCGCTGACCCACCTCGCGGCGCTGGGGCACGAACGGATCGGCATGGTCCTCGGTCCGGTGGGGCACGTCCCCTCGGCCCGGAAGCTCGCCGGCTTCGCCGCCTTCTGCGCGCGCCGCGGTATCGCCGCGGACGAGTGGCGGCGGCTGGTGGCGCACGCGCTCTTCACGATGGAGGGCGGTGCCACCGCGCTGCCGCGCCTCCTGGCGGAGGGGGTCACCGGAATCGTTTGCGCCAGCGACGCCCTCGCGCTCGGGGTGATCCGGGGCGCCCGCAGGCAGGGGGTGTCCGTGCCCCAGGACCTCTCGGTGGTCGGGTTCGACGATTCGCCGTTCATGGTGGCCACGGACCCGCCGCTGACCACCGCCCGGCAGCCGATCCAGGCGATGGCCTCGGCGGTCGTGTCCTCGCTGGTGGCACAGATCGACGGCCACGCGGGTGCGAACGAGCTTCTGATGTTCGACACCGAACTGATCGTCCGGAGGTCCACCGCCGCCCGGCCGCACTGA
- a CDS encoding carbohydrate ABC transporter permease, which produces MSVQPLSDAAEKTAGDDGPRRSGPRPRRGAAILNPRIRRAVRENLVAYLFLAAGVLCFALFSWYPIVRGALLGFQQVTFAEPARWVGLDNFRRLFDDPLFLTAWQNTGYFTLLALVFGFAAPFATAVVLNELRHGRSYLRMTVYLPVMLPPIVTMLLWRQFYDPGPGLFNSVLEVFRLPAQQWLESENLAMVSLVLVSTWANMGTTTLIYLAALGGIPGELYEAAELDGASVRQRLWHVTIPQMRFILMITLLLQVIGTMQVFVEPFVLTGGGPDDATVTVLLLLYRYAFVYNDFGLASAMSTLLFVVLGLFSVVYLRLTRSKG; this is translated from the coding sequence ATGTCCGTCCAGCCGCTCTCCGACGCCGCGGAGAAGACCGCCGGGGACGACGGCCCCCGGCGGTCAGGGCCCCGGCCCCGCAGGGGGGCCGCGATCCTGAACCCCCGGATCCGCAGGGCCGTGCGCGAGAACCTGGTCGCGTACCTCTTCCTCGCGGCGGGAGTGCTCTGCTTCGCGCTCTTCTCCTGGTACCCGATCGTGCGCGGGGCCCTGCTCGGCTTCCAGCAGGTCACCTTCGCCGAACCAGCCCGCTGGGTGGGCCTGGACAACTTCCGGCGCCTGTTCGACGACCCGCTGTTCCTGACCGCCTGGCAGAACACCGGATACTTCACCCTGCTCGCCCTCGTGTTCGGCTTCGCCGCACCCTTCGCCACCGCGGTCGTCCTGAACGAACTGCGGCACGGGCGGTCGTATCTGCGTATGACCGTCTACCTGCCGGTGATGCTGCCGCCGATCGTCACCATGCTGCTCTGGCGCCAGTTCTACGACCCGGGCCCCGGCCTGTTCAACAGCGTGCTGGAGGTCTTCCGGCTGCCGGCCCAGCAGTGGCTGGAGTCGGAGAACCTCGCGATGGTGTCCCTGGTCCTCGTCTCCACCTGGGCCAACATGGGCACCACCACCCTGATCTACCTGGCGGCGCTCGGCGGCATCCCCGGCGAGCTGTACGAGGCGGCCGAGCTCGACGGCGCTTCGGTCCGGCAGAGGCTCTGGCACGTCACGATCCCGCAGATGCGCTTCATCCTGATGATCACCCTGCTTCTCCAGGTCATCGGCACCATGCAGGTGTTCGTCGAACCCTTCGTCCTCACCGGCGGGGGACCCGATGACGCCACCGTCACCGTGCTCCTGCTCCTCTACCGCTACGCCTTCGTCTACAACGACTTCGGCCTGGCCAGCGCCATGAGCACGCTGCTCTTCGTGGTGCTCGGCCTCTTCTCCGTCGTCTATCTGCGCCTGACCCGGAGCAAGGGCTGA